The genomic segment TGAATGCTTTGTTTAAAATTATTGGTTTCAATATCAATCTTAAAATCTCCCAGTGTTCCCCTGAACTGACTTACAGCAGAACCTTCAAAACAATGAATATTGGGATGTTCAGGACCTTCAGTCAAAGGATTATCAGGGGTTCCGAACATAAAAACATCCATTCCTGCATCAGCAAGGGTTGTGGCACTGGTAACAGCAGGTTCTGACTGGCCGATAACTGCTGCGGTGAAATTATAAAGCCTTGCAGGTGTCGGGAATTTTTTAAGGCTGAGTGAGCTTCTTATGGATCTGTCAATAAGCCCTTTAAATTTCTTTAAAGCCTGGGAAGGGTCTTTTTTTAAAAGACTCAGGGCCTCTCCCCTGATATTCCTGGTAATTACCATTGAACGGCTTATGCCTGTTGCAGTAAAAAGTTTATGTTTCAGACGGCTCCGCTGGTCTGTACATGCACTGCATACAAAATTCAGGGGACAGCATACACACGAACCAAGAACAATCCTGGTAATTCCCTTGTCCCGGACTGCCTTGATAATTTCTGAAGCCCCTTCCGAGATACAGGCAGAATTAATAGTCTGGGCATGTACCACATCTTGTATATTATTCAGTCCTTCCACATATTGATCCATTTCCTGGGACCAGCCCAGAGAATCATTGCATTTACAGACAAAAACACCTATGCGGATATCAGGAGAAAGCCGCGGGTCAGGCTGATAAAAGGATACGCTGTTTCCCTTGAGCATAAGAGATTTATTGCCAAGCAGCAGCATTGTCTGCGCTGCTGCTGCATAACCGCGCATGAGCATTGCATAAACATCTGTTTTTGAAGTTTTGGGGCCGTATGCACGTATAACATCATCACCTTTTATCTGGGAGTACATTTCAGGGTCTGCAATAATAACTGCTCCTGCATGTTCCACTATCTCCTCTTCAGGTTCGCCGTGGTCAATGGCCTGGATTGCCCCGCATATCTCAACACACTGCATACATTCAGCACAGCATCCGCATTGAAGGCACCGGCCTGCTTCGTAAAGTACCTGGGTTTCAGACAGGCCAAGGGCTACCTCTGCAAAATTATGTTCCCTGCCTTTGGGCTGTTTTTCAGGCATGTCTGCCCTGTTAAGAGTGGGAATATCTGTGGGGATTTCAGGAAAATCACGGTTTTGGGGTCTTGTGATAACAGGTTCACAGGATTTTATACCGCATATATCAGCCAAAGCCCTGGCTGCTGCCGCTCTGCCGTTTGCCATTGCTCTCACCACTGTTGAAGGCCCTGTAACTGCATCTCCTGCTGCATAAACATTGGGAATAGATGTACGGAAATTATTATCAACAGAGATAAAACCAGATTTATTGATTTTGACACCCTGATTTTTAGCTCCAGGCTCAAAAGGTCCGGTCTGGCCTATGGATATGAAAACCTTGTCAAATTCAAGGGTAAATGTTTTGCTCTCTTTATCAATGACAGGCCATGCAATACTGTTTTGATCAGGAGTACCAGGTTTTGTTGATTTACAGCGCAGATGTTTTAATTTCCCGTTTTCTCCAACAAATTCTATTACCTGTGTACTGCTCTTTATGGCAATGCCTTCTTCAGCCGCTCCCCGGATTTCTTCAGGATCAGCAGGTATTTCCTCCATTCCAAACCAGGAAAGAATGGTAACATCAGCACCAATGCGAGACAGGGTTCTTGAAAGATCAAATGCTGCATTTCCATCACCTATAACTGCAGCTTTTTCTTTTAATTCTGTAAATTCTCCTCTGTAATATTTACCAAGAAATTCAAGACAGCCTTCCACGCCTTCCAGTTCCTGACCTTTTATGCCAAGAGGCCTGTCTTTCCATGAACCTGTGGAGATAATTACACCTTTATATTCTTTTGAAAGCTTTTTTATATCTTTTGAAAGATTGACAGGATGGTCTGTTACAAATTCCACTCCCAGTGTTTTTATATAGTCAAGCTCTGCATCCAGAATATTTCTGGGCAGCCGGTGGGGGCCTATTCCATATCTTAGAAGGCCTCCAGCCATTTTTTCTTTTTCAAATATTGTTACCCCGCATCCTGCACGGGCAAGGTCTGCTGCTGCTGCAAGCCCTGAAGGGCCTGAACCTATAACAGCAAATCTTTCAGGTCTTTTTTCCTGGATTTTTTTAATCTTTATTTTACCAGGATGTTCAGCTCCGTAATCTGCAACAAACCGCTTTATGTTTCGGATGGCAACAGGGTCATCAAGCTGTCCCCGCCTGCAATCATCCTCGCATGGATGATTGCAAACCCTTCCGCAGATTCCAGGCAGGATGTTTTTTTCCAGTATAAGTTCCAGGGCTTCAATATATTTTCCCTGCTTTGTGAGGGCTAGATATCCCTGGGCATTTACTCCCAGAGGGCAGTTTTCCCGGCACAGGGGAAGCCTTCTTTTATCAATAACAGGATGTCCTGGAAGGCTTAACCTGCTTCCAAAATTAACTGCTTTTTCATTTTCACCTGTTATTACAGGGCAGACCTCGGTACAGCGCCCGCAGAGGATACATTTTTCAGGATCAATAAATGTCTGTTCTTTTGTAATATTGACCCTGAAACCCTGGCTGCTGTGTTTGATATTATTAACCTTTGCTGGTAATATACATGTTATTCCTGGATTTCTTAAGATTCTTATAAGTCCGGGTCTGTGAGCATGGTTTAATGGAATCCCGGTTTTAAGCACCCATTCCTCTTTTGCGAGTTTTTTGTCTAAATCCGGATCCATATCTACAAGGGTTACAGGAATACCAAGCTCGCCCAGTTTATTGGCTGCAGCAATTCCAGAAGGTGTTGCACCAATAACTATTGCTCTATGTAAACGGTCTTTAACACGGCTCATGCACTTGCTCCTGTTTTCCCGGATGATTTCTTTTCTATGCCTTTAAGCTTTGATAAACCATAGTCAAAGCCCCTGGCAAATGCTTTAAGATTCATGTCTTCGGTTCCTTTGGGCACTGATGATATTACAGCTTGTTTCATTGCATGTTCAGATGTTACTGATGTTACTGATGCGGCAAATCCCAGCATGATAATATTTGCCATCATTGTCCGGCCCAGTTCTTCAGCCATTCGTGTAGCAGGGATGGATAAAAAATCTTGTTTTTTATCAGGATTTACCAGATCCTTATCTGTAAGAAGCCTGCCCTGGGGTTTTAATTGGTCTTTATATTTTTCATAAGCTGACTGGGACATACATATAAGCACATCAGGGGTTTTTATATAAGGATATTGAATAATTGTGTCTGATATAATAACCTGGGCGCAGCAGGCACCTCCTCTGGATTCAGGGCCATAGGATTGAACCAGGGTGCTTTCTTTTTTATCACCCAGAGCTGCCGCCATGCCAAGAATCCGTCCAGCCAGAACAATGCCCTGTCCTCCAAATCCTGTAATAATTATTTCATTTCTGTTCTGCTCAATTTGATTTGGTTCAATTTGACTTGGTTCAATAGCCGGTTTTTTATTAATCTTTTCTGTGTTTGACATGTCAGGGTTTAATCCTCCTCTTCAGGCCAGTATATACTCTTATATCTTTCATCATGGCTTGGTTTGTCAATATCCACAAATTTCCCAAGAATTACCCCTTTGCTGTAATCAATATCAAGTTCTGCTGGATTGGCATCATTTTTTATGATTGTATTTTCATGATATTTTCTAAGGGTTTCCAGGGATTTTTCCTTGTTGCGCCTGCCGAAGTTAATTGGACAGGGCGAAAGGACTTCAATAAAAGAGAATCCTTTGCGAAGCAGACAGTCTTCAACAGCGTCTGCAAGATCACGGGCATGGAGCATTGTCCATCTGGCAACATAGGTAGCGCCTGAAGCATAGGCTATAAAAGGCAGATTAAAGGGGTTTTCAGGATTTCCGATTGTTGTGGTTGAAGATTTGGCAAGGTGCGGTGTTGTGGCTGCAGCCTGGCCTCCGGTCATTCCATAGGTCAGATTATTAACACAGATTACAGTTATATCCATGTTTCTTCGTGCAGCATGGATAAAATGATTGCCTCCTATGGCAAAAAGATCGCCATCTCCTGAAAAAACAATAACATTTAAGTCAGGTCTTGCCATTTTTATCCCTGTTGCAAAAGGTATAGCCCTGCCGTGGGTTGTGTGAAATGAATCAATATTAATATATCCGGCTCCTCTTCCCGAACATCCAATACCTGAAACCATAGTAAACTGATTATAGGGTATCCCTGTTTTCTTGACAGCACTCAGGCATGATGTGAAAACAGAACCGATTCCGCATCCAGGACACCAGATATGAGGTAGCCTGTCTGTTCGGACAAGGTCTTCTAAGGGATGAATCTGCCGGGCTGCATTTTTGTCAGGATTTTGGGTCATATTCAGAAAGCCTCCTCTGTTAATACCTTCAATACCTCATCAGGGGTTATAATTGTGCCCCCTGCGTGTCCTGCCAGGTAGGATGGAACCCTGCCTCCTGCACAGCGCTGAACCTCCCTGCAAATCTGGCCCATATTGATTTCAACAGTAACAAATCCCTTAATCTTTTTTGAAAGTTTTTCAATAAGTTTTTCAGGAAAAGGCCATACTGTAATCAGGCGCAAAAGACCAGCCTTAATTCCCATTTTCCTGGCTGTATCAACAGCGGTAAAGCTTGTTCTTGCCGAAACCCCGTAGGAAACAATTACTATTTCAGCATCTTCAAGCTTATAGCCTTCTGTCATAATAATATCGTCAAGGTTGTTCCTGATTTTTCCAAGAAGTCTGTCCATCATCTCTTTCTGGGTTTCAACAGACATGACAGGATAGCCTTTTTCATCATGGGTCAGACCTGTTACATGGATATTATAGCCCTCACCAATGGAAGGCATGGGTGCAACGCCGTTTGGCCCTGGCTTGTAAAGTTTAAACCTGTCTTTTTTGCCTGCGGGTTTTGGTCTTGAAATTGTTTTGATCTTTTTTGGGTCTGGTATTACAACCTTTTCACTCATATGTCCTACAATCTCATCAGACATTATAAATACCGGTGTTCTGTATTTTTCACTGAGATTAAATGCTGTTATGGTAAGATCAAACATCTCCTGTGGGGATGACGGGGCTAATGCAATAATCTCATAATCTCCGTGAGAACCCCATTTTGCCTGCATCATGTCAGCCTGTCCCCCCATTGTGGGAAGTCCGGTAGAAGGTCCTCCCCTTTGAACATTGACAATAACACATGGGGTTTCTGTAACAACTGCAAGTCCCACAGTTTCCATCATAAGACTGAATCCAGGTCCTGAGGTTGATGTCATGGTTTTCACCCCTGTCCATGCACCTCCCAAGATTGATGTCATGGCTGCAATCTCGTCTTCCATCTGTATAAAGGTTCCGCCAACCTGGGGAAGCCTGACAGATATATGCTCGGCAACCTCTGTTGCAGGGGTGATGGGATATCCCCCGAAAAATCTGCATCCTGCTGCAATTGCGCCTTCAGCGCAGGCCACATCTCCATTAATAAAATGTTCACCTGTGAGGACAGCTTTTTTCATCCTCTTTACCTCTGTATTTTTGTTTTTATAATTCATTGTAATGGCAAATTCTGATATTTTGGTTCTGACATTCTGGTCAAAAACCTCAGGCTGCTGGTGCTTCAACCGAAAATATGGCAAATTCCGGGCAGAGCAGTTCACAATAATGACAATTCAGGCAGTCTTCATTCTTGACTTGAGGAGGATGATAGCCTTTTGTATTAAATGTTTTGGAAAATTCAAGGATTTCCATGGGACAATACTCAATGCAATAACCGCATCCTTTGCACCTGTCTTCAATAATATGAACTATTCCCCGTGTAATTTCCAATTCATTTGTATCAAGGGGAACCCGCCAGTATTTCATGCGCCCTTCCTTATTTTTTGCTTGGTTTGTTTGCTGCTTAAAATGATTAAGCAGTATTTGTATAATGAATTTTTAAAAATGGCAAGTTGAATTTTTGGTTTTTGGTGATAATCTTGGGATAGTGTAACAAAAAATTGTGGGGTGTCTACCGCAGCGAAACCTTCCCTTTTTTAAGAAAAGGAAAATCCCTTGTTCCTATTTTAGGGATATTAAACTTCATGCTGCCTGATAATTCATAGTCTGCTGATGAATCTTTAAATACCTTGTAAACAGAGGTTCCCAATTCAAAAAAGTTTAATTCCAGGGGTATTTCCAGGTTTAATCTGCTGTTTTGCCTGACAGGGCTGATATTTGTTTGAATTCCCTTAATAAAGTCTTTTCCATCCAGTTTAATTGAATAATCAAGTGTACTCAGGTCTATGGCAAAGTCTTTGTTATTTTCAAGTTCAAGATCAAAAACAATGGAAGCTCCTTTTAATGAAAGGCTTGATATTTTTACACTTTTTAAAGCCAGAGCAGGCAGATCAGGCACTTCAAACTCGCCTTTGTTTTCATAGGGGATAGAAAAAGGGCCGATACCAATGGAACCTGAAAGATTGTATTCTGCTTTATCTGAACCGATAAACTCGGAGGCACTTTTAAATACATCCATATAGTTAAAGCTTATGGGCAGTTCCAGGATTCCTGAACTGGCAGCTTTAATCCTTGTTTGCTGATCTGATACACCTTTGATAAATTTGAGATCATTAATTGTGAGATTATAAGTAACCTGGTGAACACTGATACCCATAGGATTAGGATTGATTATTATGAATTTAAAT from the Desulfonema limicola genome contains:
- a CDS encoding LEA type 2 family protein gives rise to the protein MYKKLIFSILITFAITICGCAALQQLIDKPEVKFQGMSLKNISLFEAVPVFKFIIINPNPMGISVHQVTYNLTINDLKFIKGVSDQQTRIKAASSGILELPISFNYMDVFKSASEFIGSDKAEYNLSGSIGIGPFSIPYENKGEFEVPDLPALALKSVKISSLSLKGASIVFDLELENNKDFAIDLSTLDYSIKLDGKDFIKGIQTNISPVRQNSRLNLEIPLELNFFELGTSVYKVFKDSSADYELSGSMKFNIPKIGTRDFPFLKKGKVSLR
- a CDS encoding 4Fe-4S dicluster domain-containing protein, coding for MKYWRVPLDTNELEITRGIVHIIEDRCKGCGYCIEYCPMEILEFSKTFNTKGYHPPQVKNEDCLNCHYCELLCPEFAIFSVEAPAA
- a CDS encoding thiamine pyrophosphate-dependent enzyme, with the translated sequence MTQNPDKNAARQIHPLEDLVRTDRLPHIWCPGCGIGSVFTSCLSAVKKTGIPYNQFTMVSGIGCSGRGAGYINIDSFHTTHGRAIPFATGIKMARPDLNVIVFSGDGDLFAIGGNHFIHAARRNMDITVICVNNLTYGMTGGQAAATTPHLAKSSTTTIGNPENPFNLPFIAYASGATYVARWTMLHARDLADAVEDCLLRKGFSFIEVLSPCPINFGRRNKEKSLETLRKYHENTIIKNDANPAELDIDYSKGVILGKFVDIDKPSHDERYKSIYWPEEED
- a CDS encoding FAD-dependent oxidoreductase, whose amino-acid sequence is MSRVKDRLHRAIVIGATPSGIAAANKLGELGIPVTLVDMDPDLDKKLAKEEWVLKTGIPLNHAHRPGLIRILRNPGITCILPAKVNNIKHSSQGFRVNITKEQTFIDPEKCILCGRCTEVCPVITGENEKAVNFGSRLSLPGHPVIDKRRLPLCRENCPLGVNAQGYLALTKQGKYIEALELILEKNILPGICGRVCNHPCEDDCRRGQLDDPVAIRNIKRFVADYGAEHPGKIKIKKIQEKRPERFAVIGSGPSGLAAAADLARAGCGVTIFEKEKMAGGLLRYGIGPHRLPRNILDAELDYIKTLGVEFVTDHPVNLSKDIKKLSKEYKGVIISTGSWKDRPLGIKGQELEGVEGCLEFLGKYYRGEFTELKEKAAVIGDGNAAFDLSRTLSRIGADVTILSWFGMEEIPADPEEIRGAAEEGIAIKSSTQVIEFVGENGKLKHLRCKSTKPGTPDQNSIAWPVIDKESKTFTLEFDKVFISIGQTGPFEPGAKNQGVKINKSGFISVDNNFRTSIPNVYAAGDAVTGPSTVVRAMANGRAAAARALADICGIKSCEPVITRPQNRDFPEIPTDIPTLNRADMPEKQPKGREHNFAEVALGLSETQVLYEAGRCLQCGCCAECMQCVEICGAIQAIDHGEPEEEIVEHAGAVIIADPEMYSQIKGDDVIRAYGPKTSKTDVYAMLMRGYAAAAQTMLLLGNKSLMLKGNSVSFYQPDPRLSPDIRIGVFVCKCNDSLGWSQEMDQYVEGLNNIQDVVHAQTINSACISEGASEIIKAVRDKGITRIVLGSCVCCPLNFVCSACTDQRSRLKHKLFTATGISRSMVITRNIRGEALSLLKKDPSQALKKFKGLIDRSIRSSLSLKKFPTPARLYNFTAAVIGQSEPAVTSATTLADAGMDVFMFGTPDNPLTEGPEHPNIHCFEGSAVSQFRGTLGDFKIDIETNNFKQSIQVGAVIIGEKARKKIKYAHQQGLDCRVVESGMQEAGVTGIPFFYPGNTSVSGLFLADPPGISISNKQKGAAAAVLAAAAMPQGPRQSKGFTVSVNEEICRSCGRCIEVCPYQAVIMKPNEIGGWYALVDEAFCKGCGNCISVCPSSAADSPYRDQKFFEQTLEEILLQ
- a CDS encoding 2-oxoacid:acceptor oxidoreductase subunit alpha, with the protein product MKKAVLTGEHFINGDVACAEGAIAAGCRFFGGYPITPATEVAEHISVRLPQVGGTFIQMEDEIAAMTSILGGAWTGVKTMTSTSGPGFSLMMETVGLAVVTETPCVIVNVQRGGPSTGLPTMGGQADMMQAKWGSHGDYEIIALAPSSPQEMFDLTITAFNLSEKYRTPVFIMSDEIVGHMSEKVVIPDPKKIKTISRPKPAGKKDRFKLYKPGPNGVAPMPSIGEGYNIHVTGLTHDEKGYPVMSVETQKEMMDRLLGKIRNNLDDIIMTEGYKLEDAEIVIVSYGVSARTSFTAVDTARKMGIKAGLLRLITVWPFPEKLIEKLSKKIKGFVTVEINMGQICREVQRCAGGRVPSYLAGHAGGTIITPDEVLKVLTEEAF
- a CDS encoding 2-oxoacid:acceptor oxidoreductase family protein; translated protein: MSNTEKINKKPAIEPSQIEPNQIEQNRNEIIITGFGGQGIVLAGRILGMAAALGDKKESTLVQSYGPESRGGACCAQVIISDTIIQYPYIKTPDVLICMSQSAYEKYKDQLKPQGRLLTDKDLVNPDKKQDFLSIPATRMAEELGRTMMANIIMLGFAASVTSVTSEHAMKQAVISSVPKGTEDMNLKAFARGFDYGLSKLKGIEKKSSGKTGASA